The Candidatus Binatia bacterium DNA window ATCCTGGCGTCCGACCGGGCCAAGATGGTCTGCCCGGTCCGGCGTGGTGTCGTGCCGGAGAGCGGCGGGACCTGGCTCCTCCCGCGGCTGGTGGGCTGGCAGAAGGCGTCGGAGATCCTCCTCATCGGGCGGCCGCTCGAGCCGGCCCAGTTGCTCGAATTGGGCCTCGTGAACCGGGTCATCGAGCACGATCGCCTCTTGGACGAGGCCCGTGCCTGGGCCGAGGAGATCGCGGCCAACGCCCCCCTGGCGGTCGCGGCGACCAAGCGGTCGATGCGCCTCGGGCTCGAGTCGAGCTTCGATGCCAATGCCCACCACGTGATGGCGGAGCTCCTCCAGCTTTTCCGCACCAAGGACTTCGCAGAGGCGCTGGCGTCCTTCCTGGAAAAGCGCGAGGCGACGTTCGAGGGCCGCTGAGTCGGGTCGGCGTCCGGTTCGACGGGTGGGCTCGAAAGCGCTTTCCCGTCCAATTCGGCGGGGCTAGTGTCCCAGGTCATGAAGACAGCTCAGCGAATCTCACTCGGCGCGGTGCTCCTCCTTGCCGCGTGCGGCGACAGTTCCCCGACTGGTTCGGGGGTGAACCCCGAAAACTCACTACGAACATTCGATTTTTCGGCTTTCGAGGCTGAGGTCGACGCGTTCATCGCGGATAACGCCGAGGTCGAAGGGGTCGGCGCCATCATCGTCCACCGCGACGAGGGTGTGGTTCTGAAGAGGGGCTTCGGCAACTACCACGAGGACCGGATCTCG harbors:
- a CDS encoding enoyl-CoA hydratase-related protein, whose product is MADLQTERSGNVLTITLNRPERMNAISGNMLTGLADALRSADLEPDVRCILLTGAGRGFCAGLDLQDVSAMGGGSSLAPGGRGQSQSAVKIDGLPPMVLRRIDTPIICVMNGPAAGYGMDLALGCDMILASDRAKMVCPVRRGVVPESGGTWLLPRLVGWQKASEILLIGRPLEPAQLLELGLVNRVIEHDRLLDEARAWAEEIAANAPLAVAATKRSMRLGLESSFDANAHHVMAELLQLFRTKDFAEALASFLEKREATFEGR